One window of the Trifolium pratense cultivar HEN17-A07 linkage group LG2, ARS_RC_1.1, whole genome shotgun sequence genome contains the following:
- the LOC123908207 gene encoding uncharacterized protein LOC123908207 isoform X1: protein MDQRNIRSPASVARQRRLRRKLILIQKRNIAFQPTSIPESSPNPMVVDNPSSVARQRRLERREKLKEKRTMFHVHRTHYAVRNGIFKRTSRSGFRSKRRRINDLGLHSLETIVEGSGGNSNIGVDEDNTVIFSSAEAREYSDIGDMNVVCPKCDALVWDLEKLKKNSHTSAFEVSLCCMRGKVTIPLMIEPPLLLKNLFNGVDARSRHFISNIRSYNNMFAFTSMGGKILKGENTGRGPPNFVIGGQNYHRIGSLIPNEGYRPKFAQMYIYDTEHEVTNRLSHFSDNSTGKNLDPSLVADLLKLMDDHNILVKSFRMVREFRQLNQNIPVQLRLFRNRTADVRVYNVPEISEVAALIVGDFDSSECGRDIVVREKDGHLQRIHETHSKFIPLQYPLLFPYGEDQYSEDIRRNSLTSSLSTKRRERVTLREFGAFRMQERHSEFSGLLNSKRLFQQFSVDLYSMIEAQRLSYVRNNQSNIRSGFLLGVEEAVSRGDVDASSIGSRVVLPSSFTGGRRYMFNNCQDAMAICKKFGYPDLFLTVTCNPTWEEIQRHLYKSGNSAPYRPDISCRVFQMKLEEMMNDFKKGKYFGKVIASLYTIEFQKRGLPHAHILLWLHRRNKLDSPKSIDSVICAELPDEALYPKLFSAVTRFMIHGPCGIARPSSPCMRNRSCSKFYPKKFVDRTTFDESGYPVYRRRDLGVTVLKKDVQLDNRSVVPYNPSLIMKYQAHVNIEFCNKSNCIKYLFKYITKGVDRVTATLQVGDEEVVDEIQQYYDCRYLSPSESIWRLFAFDIHRRWPPVQRLTFHLRDEQRVVFKDTTNLEDVLSRNRDKNTMFLAWMEANSEYDSGRSLTYCQFPTKFVYDSKKRRWKPRKQGQSIGRLTFVPHSNRELYYMRLLLNIQVGCTCFEDIRTVDGHVYDSYREACDELGLLANDREFIDAIDELSILGTGSYVRNVFSVLLLTSCMSDPGKVFEHQWENLSDGILFDRRRALNQPDLIIPSEELKQMCLIEIDKLLRRNGLTLTDFECMPKILSPEIDPYDNLLIYNELSYGSSEMLSKHDEYFKSLNEDQMHAYDIIVSAVNNKTGGMFFVDGFGGTGKTFLWNTLSFRFRSENKIVLNVASSGIASLLLPGGRTAHSQFAIPLNLTEESCCRIEKNSKKADLLVMASLIIWDEAPMINRSAFEAFDRTLRDIMSNHVGGASEIPFGGKTVVFGGDFRQILPVVPKGGRPDIVHATINSSPLWRFCTVLKLSKNMRLQSSSDMNEMKSLTDFAKWNLDIGDGKIGVDDDGQYLIEIPDDLCIKGSGDHVRDIVDAVYPELLENISNDDFFQDRAILTPTLELVEKVNDFVLSLIPGEASEYLSCDSICKCDEDVGIDRRWITTEFLNDIKCSGLPNHKLRFKVGVPVILLRNIDVSAGLCNGTRLVINHLGKTIIGARILNGSHGGEQVYVTRMKLMPSDSNAAITFERRQFPFSLCFAMTINKSQGQTLSNVGLYLPRPVFTHGQLYVAISRVKTRTGLKILIVDENGEASNTTVNFVYREVFQKI from the exons GACAACACTGTGATATTTTCTTCGGCTGAAGCGCGAG AATATTCCGATATTGGTGATATGAATGTGGTGTGTCCGAAATGCGATGCCTTGGTTTGGGATCTtgagaaattaaagaaaaattctCATACTTCAGCATTTGAAGTATCTTTATGTTGTATGAGAGGAAAGGTTACCATTCCGCTGATGATTGAACCTCCTTTGCTTTTAAAGAACTTATTCAATGGTGTTGATGCAAGAAGTCgacattttatttcaaatattagATCATACAATAACATGTTTGCTTTTACTTCAATGGGAGGCAAGATTTTGAAGGGGGAAAATACCGGACGCGGTCCTCCCAATTTTGTCATAGGTGGACAAAACTATCATAGGATTGGAAGTTTAATTCCGAACGAAGGCTACAGACCCAAATTTGCACAGATGTATATATATGACACTGAGCATGAAGTTACAAATCGTTTGTCTCATTTTAG tGATAATTCCACGGGAAAGAATCTTGATCCATCTTTGGTAGCTGATTTGCTGAAATTAATGGATGATCATAATATTTTGGTAAAGAGCTTTCGAATGGTTCGTGAGTTTCGCCAGCTTAATCAAAACATTCCGGTGCAGCTTCGTTTATTTCGCAATAGAACGGCCGATGTCCGTGTATATAATGTTCCTGAAATTAGCGAAGTTGCTGCTTTAATTGTTGGCGATTTTGATAGTTCAGAATGCGGGAGAGATATTGTGGTTCGTGAGAAGGATGGCCATCTTCAACGTATCCACGAGACTCATTCCAAGTTTATACCGCTGCAGTATCCGCTTCTTTTTCCTTACGGTGAGGATCAATATTCTGAAGACATTAGGCGCAACTCATTGACTTCCTCTTTGAGCACGAAGAGACGTGAGAGGGTCACTTTGCGCGAGTTTGGTGCTTTTCGTATGCAAGAACGACATTCTGAATTCTCCGGTTTGTTAAACAGCAAGAGACTTTTCCAACAATTTTCAGTGGATTTGTACTCAATGATTGAGGCTCAGAGGCTGTCCTATGTCAGAAATAATCAGAGTAATATTCGTTCTGGCTTTTTGCTCGGGGTCGAAGAAGCTGTTAGTCGCGGTGACGTTGATGCTTCTTCCATTGGTTCGCGTGTTGTTTTGCCTTCGTCATTCACCGGCGGTAGACggtatatgtttaataattgtcaGGACGCTATGGCCAtttgcaaaaaatttggttatcctGATTTGTTTTTGACTGTTACTTGCAATCCAACCTGGGAAGAAATTCAGCGACATCTTTATAAATCTGGTAACAGTGCTCCATATCGACCGGATATTAGTTGCAGGGTATTCCAGATGAAATTGGAAGAGATGATGAATGATTTCAAAAAGGGGAAATACTTTGGAAAAGTAATTGCAA GTTTGTATACTATTGAGTTTCAAAAGAGGGGTCTGCCACATGCTCATATTCTATTGTGGTTGCACCGGCGTAACAAACTAGATTCTCCGAAGTCAATTGATTCAGTCATTTGTGCTGAGCTACCCGATGAAGCTctatatccgaaacttttttcagCTGTAACAAGATTCATGATTCATGGTCCTTGTGGCATAGCTAGGCCAAGTTCTCCCTGCATGAGAAATCGATCATGTTCCAAATTTTATCCAAAGAAGTTTGTTGATCGAACAACTTTTGATGAAAGTGGCTATCCCGTATATCGTCGTCGAGATCTTGGTGTGACGGTGCTAAAAAAAGATGTCCAGCTTGACAATCGCAGTGTTGTTCCTTATAATCCATCTCTCATAATGAAGTATCAGGCCCATGTTAACATTGAGTTTTGCAACAAATCTAATTGCATCAAGTATTTGTTCAAGTACATCACCAAGGGAGTAGATAGGGTAACCGCGACTTTGCAGGTTGGTGATGAAGAGGTTGTTGATGAAATTCAACAGTATTACGATTGCAGATATTTGTCTCCATCGGAGTCTATTTGGAGGTTATTTGCTTTTGATATTCACAGAAGATGGCCACCTGTCCAGAGACTGACTTTTCATCTGAGAGACGAACAAAGAGTCGTTTTCAAGGACACCACCAATTTGGAAGATGTTTTATCTCGAAATAGGGATAAAAATACAATGTTTCTTGCTTGGATGGAGGCAAATAGCGAATATGACTCGGGTAGAAGCTTAACCTATTGCCAATTCCCTACGAAGTTTGTTTACGATTCAAAAAAACGTAGGTGGAAGCCAAGAAAGCAGGGTCAATCGATTGGTAGACTCACATTTGTTCCTCATAGCAACCGAGAATTGTATTACATGCGACTATTGTTGAATATCCAGGTTGGTTGCACATGTTTTGAAGATATTCGAACTGTTGATGGACATGTTTATGATTCTTATCGCGAAGCTTGTGACGAGTTGGGTTTACTTGCAAATGATCGTGAATTTATTGATGCTATTGATGAACTCTCAATTCTTGGAACTGGTTCATACGTTCGTAATGTTTTTTCTGTGTTACTATTGACATCATGTATGAGTGATCCAGGGAAAGTTTTTGAACATCAATGGGAAAATCTGTCGGACGGAATCCTATTCGACAGACGACGTGCTTTAAATCAACCAG atCTCATTATACCTTCAGAAGAGTTGAAACAGATGTGTTTGATTGAAATTGATAAATTACTGCGTCGTAATGGATTGACTTTAACTGACTTTGAGTGCATGCCTAAAATATTATCTCCAGAGATTGATCCCTATGACAACTTGCTAATATATAACGAGTTGTCTTATGGTTCAAGTGAGATGTTGTCCAAGCATGATGAATATTTTAAATCTCTAAATGAAGACCAGATGCATGCTTATGATATAATTGTCAGCGCAGTAAATAATAAGACTGGTGGCATGTTTTTTGTTGATGGTTTCGGAGGTACAGGGAAGACTTTCTTGTGGAATACATTGTCTTTTCGTTTTCGCTCGGAAAACAAAATAGTTCTAAATGTAGCTTCCAGTGGCATTGCTTCTCTACTACTTCCCGGTGGAAGAACTGCTCACTCACAATTTGCTATTCCACTCAATTTAACCGAAGAATCGTGTTGCAGAATTGAGAAAAATAGTAAGAAGGCAGATTTGTTAGTTATGGCAAGTTTAATTATTTGGGATGAAGCTCCGATGATAAATAGGTCAGCTTTTGAAGCATTTGATAGAACTTTGCGTGATATCATGAGCAACCATGTTGGAGGTGCATCGGAGATTCCATTTGGTGGTAAAACTGTTGTGTTTGGTGGTGATTTTCGGCAGATTCTACCAGTTGTTCCCAAGGGAGGTAGGCCGGATATTGTTCATGCAACTATTAATTCATCTCCTTTGTGGCGTTTTTGTACAGTTTTGAAACTATCCAAAAATATGAGGCTCCAAAGTTCTTCAgatatgaatgaaatgaaatcttTGACTGATTTTGCCAAATGGAATCTTGATATCGGGGATGGCAAAATAGGTGTTGACGATGATGGGCAGTATCTTATTGAAATTCCCGATGATCTTTGTATTAAAGGTTCAGGTGATCATGTACGTGATATTGTTGATGCGGTTTACCCTGAATTGCTTGAGAATATTTCAAACGATGATTTTTTCCAAGATCGAGCTATTTTGACACCGACTCTTGAGCTGGTTGAGAAGGTTAATGATTTCGTACTATCACTAATTCCAGGTGAAGCATCTGAGTATCTAAGCTGTGATTCAATTTGCAAGTGTGATGAAGATGTTGGAATTGATCGTCGTTGGATAACAACCGAGTTTTTGAATGACATTAAATGTTCTGGATTGCCTAATCATAAGTTGCGTTTTAAGGTTGGTGTTCCGGTTATTCTTCTTCGCAATATTGATGTGTCTGCTGGTTTATGCAACGGTACGCGGTTGGTTATAAATCATCTTGGGAAAACAATAATTGGTGCACGTATATTGAATGGTTCTCATGGTGGGGAACAAGTATATGTTACAAGGATGAAGTTAATGCCATCTGATTCTAATGCTGCTATTACTTTTGAGAGACGCCAATTTCCATTTTCCTTGtgttttgcgatgactattaataaaaGTCAAGGACAAACTTTATCAAATGTTGGATTGTACCTTCCAAGACCTGTATTCACTCATGGTCAGCTTTATGTTGCTATCTCGCGTGTGAAGACAAGGACTGGTCTCAAAATTTTAATAGTCGATGAAAATGGCGAAGCTTCTAATACTACTGTCAATTTTGTTTACCGAGAAGTATTTCAGAAGATTTAA